CGATAAACAACAGGCAGCCTTAGGGGCGCTTCCTAAGAATAAAGAAGAAATCGGGCAGGTAGCGGTTTTAAATGACGTAGCCACCGCTTATTTTATTCAGGCAGAAAGCCTGATGCGCCAGGAAAAGATTGGAGAAGCCAAGAAGATTTTTCAATTAATTATTGATAAATATTCTTATGCCCAGGCGTGGGATCAGCGCGGCTGGTACTGGCAGGTCGCGCAGGCAGCAGGCCAGAGCATAAAGAAGATAGAGATCGGCTCCATTGAGATAGATAAAAAAATCAAAATAAGCCAAATCTCTACTACTATAACCCTATACGATACGGGTAAGGAAGACTTCGTAGATTACGCCAAATACGGCGAGTTTAAAAATATCGGGACAAAGGATTACGCCTATGTAATAAAAGACCAGGAAGGTTTGAGCCAAGCAGTAGGCGAAGGCATCTATCCGAATACTAGTTCAGTCAGGTGGGACCCGGAATTTAAAAAGGCGCGCGAGGAAAAAAGGCTGGAAGGCAACCACTGGGATTTTTTGCATTCCCCGGATTTGGAAGCTGCTTTTTTAAAATGGGCCACTACTTCTGAGCCGATGGGGATAAAGTTATTTTATACCGGCATTATCTTAGAAAAGGCAGGCCTGATAAAACACGCCATTAAATGCTATTATGCTATTGTGGTGCATTTTCCGGGCAGTACCGGCTGGACTTATTGGCATACGCCCTGGTCAGTGGGGCAGGCGGCAATCTCCAAAATAAATTTTCTCCTGCGCACCCAATCCAATTTAGGCTATAAGCTTGTGGATGCGGATATCCGCATCATTAACGGATACGATAATGATATCTCTAACGATATCGTGATTACCAATCCGGGCAGGTTTGAAAAGGTCAATTTTTTAGAGAAATTCAAACCCAAAACATTGCCCGCAGGGGCAAAGAATATCAAGCGGCGCCTGGGAGAAGGCAAAGTGCACCTGGTCCAATATGAAAACGGAGACTGGCAGCTTATGGTGAATAATAAGCCCTATATAATTAAAGGTATTACCTACGCCCCGACAAAAGTAGGCGAGTCTCCCGATGAAGGGACAATGACCAACTGGATGGAAGACGATTTTAACCAAAACGGCAAAATCGACGGGCCTTATGACGCCTTTGTGGACAAAAACAGGAATAACCTGCAGGATGCAAATGAGCCGAGCGTCGGAGATTTTTATCTCATGAAGGAAATGGGTGTAAATACTATCCGGCTCTACCAGCAGCCTTTTAAGGTAAATAAAGAGCTGCTGCGTGAACTTTATCAGAATTACGGTATTATGGTGATTATGGGAGATTTTTTAGGTAAATATGCCTTAGGTTCCGGGGCGAGCTGGTATCCGGGTACGGATTATAATAACGAAGAACACAGAAAAAATATGTTGGAATCCGTCATCAAGATGGTTTTGGAATTTAAGGATGAACCATACGTTCTGTTCTGGTTATTAGGTAATGAGAATGTCTATGGGTTTGCCTGTAATGCCAATACCGAGCCGGATGCCTTTTTTAAATTTGCCAATGAAGTAGCCAAACAAATCAAGGCGATTGACCCTGAGCATCCGGTAGCTATCTGTAGCGGCGATACCTTATTTTTAGATAAATTCGGCAAGAATTCATGCGATATTGATATCTTCGGCACCAATGCCTACCGGGGCGAATATGGTTTTGGTTTTATCTGGAAACAGGTAAAAGAAGAGGCGGATAAAGCGGTATTTATTACGGAATTCGGCTGCCCGGCTCATGCTGAGAGTAAAGCCTTAGAC
This Candidatus Omnitrophota bacterium DNA region includes the following protein-coding sequences:
- a CDS encoding glycoside hydrolase family 2 TIM barrel-domain containing protein, with the translated sequence MISSVLSYKLSVLSKKKNILFLLLLFLTAYSLQLTAYSCFAEELSNPSSGELIVKAWEAHGKRDTEATFRYTQECIDLYKGEADKQQAALGALPKNKEEIGQVAVLNDVATAYFIQAESLMRQEKIGEAKKIFQLIIDKYSYAQAWDQRGWYWQVAQAAGQSIKKIEIGSIEIDKKIKISQISTTITLYDTGKEDFVDYAKYGEFKNIGTKDYAYVIKDQEGLSQAVGEGIYPNTSSVRWDPEFKKAREEKRLEGNHWDFLHSPDLEAAFLKWATTSEPMGIKLFYTGIILEKAGLIKHAIKCYYAIVVHFPGSTGWTYWHTPWSVGQAAISKINFLLRTQSNLGYKLVDADIRIINGYDNDISNDIVITNPGRFEKVNFLEKFKPKTLPAGAKNIKRRLGEGKVHLVQYENGDWQLMVNNKPYIIKGITYAPTKVGESPDEGTMTNWMEDDFNQNGKIDGPYDAFVDKNRNNLQDANEPSVGDFYLMKEMGVNTIRLYQQPFKVNKELLRELYQNYGIMVIMGDFLGKYALGSGASWYPGTDYNNEEHRKNMLESVIKMVLEFKDEPYVLFWLLGNENVYGFACNANTEPDAFFKFANEVAKQIKAIDPEHPVAICSGDTLFLDKFGKNSCDIDIFGTNAYRGEYGFGFIWKQVKEEADKAVFITEFGCPAHAESKALDKAEFLQARYHQGAWGDIEHNMAFQHGAGNALGGVVFEWLDEWWKAYEPFLHDTKGLFTGPFPDGFMHEEWLGLSGQGDGKLSPFLRQLRQSYYTYKKLWRR